One segment of Alnus glutinosa chromosome 2, dhAlnGlut1.1, whole genome shotgun sequence DNA contains the following:
- the LOC133859911 gene encoding serine/threonine-protein kinase STY13, which translates to MGSGNGIYSAEEFSLDAKWLVDPKQLLVGPKIGEGAHAKVYKGQYKNQTVAIKVVHRGETPEEIAKREARFARECLLLSRVQHKNLVKFIGACKEPVMVIVTELLLGGTLRKYLLNMRPRCLDMHVAVGFALDIARAMECLHSHGIIHRDLKPENLILTADHKTVKLADFGLAREESLIEMMTAETGTYRWMAPELYSTVTLKHGEKKHYNHKVDTYSFAIVLWELIHNKLPFEGMSNLQAAYAAAFKNVRPSAENLPEDLALIVTSCWKEDPNARPNFSQIIQMLLHYLSIISPPEPVIPPRMYTSENTVFPPESPGTSSLMAVRHGSEETPMPGMEEKPISFFSCFRQCY; encoded by the exons atgggatccGGTAATGGAATTTACTCAGCTGAGGAGTTCAGTTTGGATGCAAAGTGGCTGGTGGATCCTAAGCAACTTCTTGTTGGGCCGAAGATTGGAGAGGGTGCGCATGCCAAAGTTTACAAGGGACA ATATAAAAACCAAACTGTTGCTATTAAAGTTGTTCATAGAGGAGAAACCCCAGAAGAGATTGCCAAGAGAGAAGCGCGGTTTGCCAGAGAGTGTTTATTGTTATCCAGAGTTCAACACAAGAATCTAGTGAAG TTTATTGGCGCTTGCAAGGAACCTGTCATGGTGATAGTAACCGAGCTTCTATTGGGCGGGACCTTGCGTAAGTACTTGTTGAATATGCGGCCAAGGTGCTTGGATATGCATGTGGCCGTGGGGTTTGCACTTGATATTGCTCGTGCAATGGAATGCTTGCATTCCCACGGGATCATTCACCGGGATCTGAAACCTG AGAACTTGATCTTGACTGCAGACCACAAAACAGTTAAACTTGCAGATTTTGGTTTAGCTAGAGAAGAGTCATTAATAGAGATGATGACTGCTGAAACGGGGACATATCGTTGGATGGCTCCAGAG CTTTACAGCACAGTCACACTAAAGCACGGGGAGAAGAAGCATTACAATCACAAGGTGGATACCTATAGCTTTGCAATTGTGTTGTGGGAGCTTATCCACAATAAATTGCCTTTTGAGGGCATGTCAAATCTACAGGCAGCATATGCAGCCGCTTTTAAG AATGTGAGGCCCAGTGCTGAAAACCTCCCTGAGGATTTGGCTTTGATCGTGACTTCATGTTGGAAAGAGGATCCAAATGCTCGACCTAACTTCAGCCAAATTATACAGATGCTTTTGCACTATCTCTCTATCATTTCACCACCAGAGCCTGTTATCCCTCCTCGGATGTACACTTCTGAGAATACTGTGTTTCCACCAGAATCTCCTGGTACAAGTTCCTTAATGGCTGTAAGACATGGCTCGGAGGAGACCCCAATGCCTGGCATGGAAGAGAAACCTATAAGTTTTTTCAGTTGCTTTAGACAGTGTTACTGA